AGATTAAGCCTCTCATTGCATCTGTAATAGCAGGATTATTTTTAACACAGTCTGTTTTTGCTGCAACATATACTGTACTTCCAGGGGATAGCCTTTGGAAAATCAGCCAGAAATTCGGCACATCATATAATCAAATAATGTCATTAAACGGTCTTAATGATGTTCTTATTTATCCGGGACAGGTTCTTCAAGTACCGGGTAACGACAACACATACACAGTACAGAAGGGTGATAGTTTATACTTAATAGCTGTAGAATATGGTATTACTGTAGATTCACTTAAAGCTGCAAATGGATATTACAATGATATTATATATCCGGGACAGGTATTAACAATACCAAACGATACAGATCAAACAGCTAAAAGAAGTACCCCGATCGTTAGCAGAGGGGCAATAAATAGAGGCGTAATTTCATACACAAATGATGATTTAGATCTTCTTGCAAGACTTATAACTGCTGAAGCAGGCGGTGTATCCTATAAAGCTAAAATTGCAGTAGGGGCTGTAATTGTAAACAGGGTAAAAAGCGGTAAGTTTCCTGCTTCAATCAAAGATGTAATATATCAGGTTGACAGCAATGGATATTATCAATTTACACCTGTTGAAAATGGATGGATAAATAAACCAGCAACGGCAGATTCCATTAGTGCGGCAAGGGAGGCATTAAGCGGTAGTGATCCCACAAATGGTTCACTTTACTATTTTGATGACAGTGCAACAAACGGTTGGCTCTGGTCATTACCTGTTGCAGCAAGGATAGACAATATGGTGTTTTCTTACGCAAGGTAAAATAATGCAAATATGAGAGGCAAAGAATCAGCAAAGGGGATACCTTAGAAGGAGGGTATCCCCTTTGCTGTGGTAAGCAGTGTTATTTCACATGAATCTGGATTTGTACAAAGTTATAAAACCAAATATTATAAACATTCCTGCTGAAATATAATGTAAAATCTTTGAAGGGATTTTTTTATTAAGATATACCCCAATTAAAATTCCTATAACATCGGCAGTAAAAATGCCAAGGGTTGTTCCTACCAATACATTTATTGGATTTTTATATGCTGCTGTTAATGCTATAGCTGCAAGCTGAGTTTTATCACCAAATTCAGAAAAAAAATATGTACTTATTATAGTTGCAGCAGAGCCGTATTTCGATTTTATTATTTTTTTATCTTCTGTTTGATCATTTTTTAATGCAAGCAAACCAAATACAAGAAAGGAAATCGCAGCAAGGATTCTTATGTATTTTATGGGTATGTATTCAGTTAAATATGTACCGAATAAGACAGCGATACCGTTATTTATTACCGCTGCGATAAAAATACTTATAAGTACGGTCCTTACCTTTATAAAAGTGGCAAATGCTATTGACATCAGCTGTGATTTATCACCCATTTCTGAAGTAAAAACAAGTATAAAAGATGATATTAATGCATCCATTTCAGCGTGCCTCCTTACACCTTATTATACCTAAAATAAACTCAATTTAAAAATATATCATAAAAGATTATATGTATTAAAAAGCACAATAATATGATAAAATACATTTTGTAGTTAAATTTAAAAGAATAAATGTCTTAGGGCAGTGAATTTTAAAGGGTATATAGGTGATATATTGTGAAAAAAAACGAAGAATTGATAATTGATATAACTGATATGGAGTTTAACGGATACGGTATTTCTTATATTGATGACAAAAAAGTCAAAGTAAAGGGTTGCTCAATAACAGGGCAAAAAGTCATGGCACGGATTAAAAGAATAAAAGGTTGTGTAATTGAAGCAGATTTGCTTGATATCATTGAGAAATCATCCTTAGAGCATGAAAATGTCTGCCAATATTTTGGTGAATGCGG
This is a stretch of genomic DNA from Aceticella autotrophica. It encodes these proteins:
- a CDS encoding TMEM165/GDT1 family protein yields the protein MDALISSFILVFTSEMGDKSQLMSIAFATFIKVRTVLISIFIAAVINNGIAVLFGTYLTEYIPIKYIRILAAISFLVFGLLALKNDQTEDKKIIKSKYGSAATIISTYFFSEFGDKTQLAAIALTAAYKNPINVLVGTTLGIFTADVIGILIGVYLNKKIPSKILHYISAGMFIIFGFITLYKSRFM
- a CDS encoding cell wall hydrolase, encoding MSNLRIKIKPLIASVIAGLFLTQSVFAATYTVLPGDSLWKISQKFGTSYNQIMSLNGLNDVLIYPGQVLQVPGNDNTYTVQKGDSLYLIAVEYGITVDSLKAANGYYNDIIYPGQVLTIPNDTDQTAKRSTPIVSRGAINRGVISYTNDDLDLLARLITAEAGGVSYKAKIAVGAVIVNRVKSGKFPASIKDVIYQVDSNGYYQFTPVENGWINKPATADSISAAREALSGSDPTNGSLYYFDDSATNGWLWSLPVAARIDNMVFSYAR